Genomic window (Magnolia sinica isolate HGM2019 chromosome 6, MsV1, whole genome shotgun sequence):
TTTTTCCATTCTTAGAAGCCCATAGAAATAATTGTTTTTTGGTTGGCATGATTTCGCGCACACAGATGGGAGTGCCATCTCCctttaaaacaaaaaaatcacACCCAAACACACATGGGAGTCTGCCATctcccttttttaaaaataattttttctgTTCTTAGAAGCCCATAGaaatagtttttttctttttttggttggcACAATTTGATACACACAGACACACATGGGAGTCTGCCatctccatttaaaaaaaaaaacaataatctaTTTTTCTGTTCTTAGAAGTCCATAGAAATAAGTATTTTTTGGTTAGCTGCGTGATTTGTGTTCTTTAGAAACATGATCTATTTAATGAAATTGACCTAGAGAGCTATTCTTTAGTAGACTCTGGCCTTATTTGAATTGCTTTACAAAATGGTTTTATAATTTCTCATCTTGGTACCCTTGTGACTATTCTGCAAAAACACTTCCTTCATTTCAGCAATTTCCCATTTATTTTGGAAAATCATAACCCACACGAATTTCAATAGAGTCAAACCTGGAAACAGCAAGTTTTCACATTGCTCCATTCAATTTTTTAGTGTCCTTTGTGCAAAGCATCAGGACAGTTTGGTCATATTGTGCAGAAGATGTTTCATAagtttgtgattgtttctaatggcctgaattaaataaaaaaaatacaggtACCTAGTCCCAGCTGACTTGACCGTGGGGCAATTCGTGTACGTAATCCGCAAGAGAATCAAACTAAGTGCAGAAAAGGCTATCTTCATATTTGTAGATAATGTCCTCCCCCCTACAGGTCTCTCTCACAGTCAACCCACATGCCATGCTATTTAAATTGTCTTGTTTTGTTTTACACATTCAAGCATTAAAGCTAGTCCTTAATGGTTAGTCACCAAATTGTTGCAGGAGCAATAATGTCGACAATATACGATGAGAAGAAGGATGAAGATGGGTTTCTCTATGTTACCTACAGTGGAGAAAATACATTCGGACTCCAGATTCCACTGTAGCCAATGATATGGTACTCTACGTTTCCCCATTTAATGCAATATAATACCGTGCTGGTGATAAATTGTACAAAGTACTCTGTGTATAGTTTTCAAGTGGATTCCTTAAGATCTGAGAACCCTTTAAATATTGTTCAAATGACAATTCCACTTTTAGTGCATGTGCCCTTTCTGCTGTGTTCTGATGCTATGTTTCTTTCCATAGCCTAGTTATTCTAGTTAGCCCATTACGTATGATATATATTATTTGAGGTTGTTTGGAtgcatgatctaattgaattgcaATCATTACCCCAATATTTGTATTCCATGCCATTCCTGTTGAGGGACAAGTGTCATGGGATGCTTCCCCAAAGCTCATGGCACCTATCCTCACAACCGTTTGTTTACAAGTCTGCTGAGGCTTACTCTCACTTTCCTTTAGGGAATTTGGGCTAAAGACTCACCAAAGGATTCAATAACGGTAACGGTTGGCCATTAGGCCATTATGTTATGGGCTGTAACGGtagaatattattttttaatgtgaaaaaaaattgaaaaatgcgAAGTTTCTAAATATGTTTTCTTTTCTGCTTTTAAAATTAAACATGTTGATAATGGTTTAGgtggccattttttttaaaagtaaaatggTGATATTATTAATCCGAGAGAGGCTTGGACCGACTTCAAAACTCCCCTATTGTATATTCTAAACATCTAATGTCAATGATTCAATATAAATAAAGATTATGTGTATGAATCTAAtgatagtagtttttttttttttttttttaattatttaaattattgtttgttttctttttaggCCTTTGGccctaataaaatgcataaatataATTGAACTCGTCGCTTGTTTCTGCTACTGGCATGAGCGTAGCAAAGTTATGTACCATCTGTCATCCCAATTTCTGTTGGTCCTAAAGTTTAAGCTGTCTGCAAGGTTGAACAAGAGGTCCTCAAGCATGTTAGGAATTTCTAGCATGAGCTTTAATAATTCCTTGACATGTTGGTGAATTGCCCCGTCTCTCCAACCGAATGCGTTACGAACTCCATAACTTGTCATGGCCTGAATGCTTCCCCAAGCCCAGGCTGTGCATGCAGCATTCATACTCATGACCTCTTTGTGGACGAGCCAGCCAACCGCCCTATTGTTAGCCTCGGCTACCATTGAAGGAAAGCGTGCACACGTTAGAGAATGAATAAAGCTTACATTACGTGCTCTAATGCAGCCACCATATCAATGGCTAAAATAAAGCCACGTGGCATCATCCAAAGGTCAGGAATAGTCTATAACTTTTGCAGATTATTATACACAAGTCTAGCTACAAGGACCACAAGGAGACTAGTAACTTCCAGAGGTTTCTACACTATACATGTTCTTAGCTTACTCAAAATTCTCCGCTCTTCTACTATATACAAGCTTCTCTAAAGACAGAGTCGAGCGAAAAATAACTTAGTCCATGTCTGAGCCTCTACGCCGGCAGCTCTAATCTCCAACTTGCAATTCGGCTACTGTCAATATCGACTTAGGAGGGAATATACTGTAATTGCATTGCTGTACTTCCTCGATATCAGTActatcaaacttttccaaattgTCATATTCTCTTCTTTGATTAAATTGAGGGAGACCCATCGTTGTGATCGTGGcattgtcccaactatttggggtgGGCCAGTGGGCTTTTCTAGTCTTGTTACACCAATCGGAAGAGGCGGTTGGGGAGGCAGTGGATATTTCTAGTTTTGTTATACCAATTGAACCAAATTTACCGTTTATCCTGAAAGTACGAAGATGTACaggatatggagagagagagagagagagagagattgttgacTGCATGTTTTGATATTTCATTTGTTAGCAAGTGAAGCTGGATCATCAGAATCCATATACCCACTAAAAATACTTTAATGGAAGTGGGATTGTATTTCCATGGATTTCATAGTTGGAAGTCAAGTCCATTTTATGAACCATTTTATCCCCATTCATATTAGCTATTCAATTATGGGCTTGCCAAGCTATAATTAAGGAAGCAGTATGACTTCATGGCATACCTAATTTTACTGTATCAGATAGCTATTCTCGCTTAACTTTGTAATTCGAGACAAGCTTACAAGAAGCCATGtgtattgctatggattataataCAGCTTATCATCTGCAATCCAACAGGCAGACCGAATGATTAAATAAGATATTTGAAGATCTGTTACGCGCATGcttaccacaaaaaaaaaaaaaaataaataaaataaaaaatctctgaTGGTAAACTGTCATGACTTGAATTTTGAGTACCAAGCAGACATCATAGACTCGAGATCCGCCTCGCGACTTGTACACAGTGTACATAATTTATTCGTACACAGTGTACATAATTTATTCAATGCATTTACGCAACTACAAAAATTTGATATTATTAATTTCGTCATCAATTGTCAAAAATTCATCCAAGGACCAACCCATTCGTGTTCTTATTCGCACGTCCAAAattaataataaatcaaataataGTAATACATTATTCAATGCTCAAAATAATAAGTCAATGCCACCATCTCCAGCAACATATAataaattagattttattttatgaaTATCATATCTGGATTAAAGATCGGTCCAAAGCGGCTATCTCTGCTTCTTCCCCTTATTAAGCCAAGGGTTCAGCCTTGATCAGATTTGTatgattttttcatcaataaagggTAAGCTTACCAGGCCTAGTGAGAATTCCCGATATGGTTTATCGCATCAAAATTAAAATGGAACAACACAAAAATAACTATTCGACAATATAAAAGCAGGGATTGATTTTGAGTATAAATGTTGTGCAAATgcataaatgcatggatgcattaAGTGGGATAatcgtccacttgcttgagttcgATAACCTCAACTTCATCTGCGCTTGGCAATGCTTCTACCAATTTAGTAGGCATGGGCAAGGCTTGCTTCAACTAGGGCATCCGATAACAATTCTACCATGATTCTACCATGTATACCGTACACGGAGACTTCTTAGGAATACAGATGCACAATCACAATCATATAGTTGTCAACAAGGGATTTGCATAAATCATACTGATATTCAACTTAAAGTTAACATAAGTTACATGTGAACAAACAACAGTAACACCAGATAATTCCCAAtcaaatgaatcatatcataaGTAAAACAATTAATAATTCGGGTAGTTTCTACTTAAACAAAATAAACGAATATTAGAACGCTAATAGAttaaatataacatatacatgaAGGTTACTTTAATTTTaatggagaggaaacatgttgGTATCACTCACCTCACCTGTATTTGGTGAAAATGATTTCGTAAAATACTTGGATTGAATTGAAAAATCACTTCCATCAAGCAATCCTCACAAATGGTGGACACATTCCCCCATGGTATAAAGTTGGCTATAATTTCTTCTTAAGCCATCCATTTATAGGATGAATTGGACAGGCGGAATTCTCCAGTTTGCATTAACCGTCCACTTTGGGGCCAAGACAGCGGTGTGTATGTGTTTGAAAATACAGAAACTCCAGGCTATGCTTTCTTAGGCATGGTAAAGGTGCTGTCTCGCACTGCTTGTTGCAACGACATGTGAATGGTGGCACGTAGAGCCGAGTATGGAGCCATTCTCTCCATTACAAGTTTTAGGTTGGTCGTATGTATCAATCAGGAAACCGTTCACCTTCACTTCTCTGAAATCTTTTTTGGATGAAGTCATTGTCGATCTGACTGTACCATGTCCGAGATAGCAGGAAGACTATAAGTGGCCATTATTGATATTACTATACTATGTCGAGATGGCATAAGACTGTAAGTGGCCATTGTCGACATGACTGTGCTATGTCTGAGTTGGCAGCAAGACTTTAAGTCTACCTAAATTGCCATCGCAGAAGTTGCCGATACATATTCGGGCTCTGAAGTTGACAATGCCATAGGTTGTTGCTTCTTTGATGACCGTGTGATAGTGCCTGAGCCCCAGTGAAAAACATAACATGAATTAAGTACTTTTGCTCTTGCCTGAGTTCTTATGGTTTGTAATCTTGCAACAGGAGCTGATGTTTCATTAAATTCTATCCTGTTATGGTTGCTTGTATGGCCTTTTGCTACAGGTCATGACTGTCTATATAATTGGTCCTCAATGCATGTGGATTTGATTATCTAACCGTTGGAAATGTGGCATTCAAAGCTACGGTAGTGGAGAGAAATGGCCAATGATCGACAATAATGGGGTGTTTGTATGTTAAGTTGCttgagataagttacttatgccacagGTAGCTTAtgttagtttctacttattaagaagataagtatgtttggtaaacaacatacttatcagcttgtCTTTTGTCTCTCTTGATGCCTCTCctagcaacttatgaaaagtagaaaagtttttttttttaaaattaactgaagtgattaattacttttaagtaaaaaagttgcttatcataaaccaaacttatttgtAAGGCTGGGAACGGGGGAAAGTTGTAAAGAAGTGACATGATGTCAGCaccaaaataaaaagaagaaaaaaaacaaaggtaATGCAAGTTTAGGAGTTGAGCATGTGTTCCGACCTAGCATGACGTAAGTAGTACCCGAGAAGATAAGCCCTTGAGCTTGGATATCGGAGCCTCCCATCCTCCATACGCAAAAAAACCAACACTCATTCCAATCCTTGTTGGAGGATAGGTTATTGTTGATAATGGCCCGGATTCGAGAATGCTCAAGGTCTGGTACAAGTAAAAGAGTTTGTCCACCGTGAGCTTTGAATTCCCGACCAACTATTAGAGAACATAGTAGTCGAAGATAGCTTGCCATACATTAGGGTTCAACTTCCCCGGTGCAACTATGAGACAACAAAGTACCTCTCTCgctaggggggagagagagagagagagagagagagagagagagagagagagagagagcacaagTAAAGAACATAGGGTACAACGTGACTTCCCCCATAGGAGGTCGGCTCAAGACTTCCCTAGTTCTGGAAAGGTGGAGACCCACTGAACTGGGAATACTATAGACTGATTTAAGTGAGTGCATGTCAACCATAGTCAACCATGACATAAACGTGTCATCAGTGGGGACCAGAGCACCGAAGATTGAGGTCGGTTGCTCAACACGTGGTTCCATCTCAGGCGGAGGGACAAACCCCAGTGGACTAGACTCCAGTAAAGATAAGGATATGGAATTAGAGTTGCTACTCTCTGACTCCTTTAAGACGTGGTCGGACAAGTGGCATCACTGGAATCCTCCTTAGAAGACATTGAGAAGGATAAGGACAAGggaaagaaaacgaaaaaaaagGGGGGAAGAATAGACTGAGGAAGAATGTATCAGGGATGCTCCAACATAAGAAAATCCAAAGGCAGGAAGGCAGCGGGAGGGAGAACGGTAGCAGGTCAGCAGATCTTGGACACCTTACAAAACGAATGAGCAAAAATGGGGGCAAGCTGGGGGTATTTACACACTTCCCACATGCTATAGTTATCCTTATATAGCTCCCTGTGTTAGTGCGGGATTTCAAGGTGACGCTTTGACTTACGCGCCTCTCCACATGGCAACATGGGGTTCGCCCAAGCAAAGGCATGGCTACTCGGTTGACAACTACCACCCTCTGATTCGCCCAGAACATGAGGCGATGATATGTAATAAATGCACACCTTTTCGTTTTTTACAAACATTAATGATGCCTTTTCGACTTTCGCACCTGTTACTGGCCTTTTAGCTCCCGCCTTTGCCAGTTGGTGAAAAATAAAACTGGGCtgttgttcataaccccaagtgtagggtcgcgatgtagtaaaaaTCTCGACaagatcgaggtcaaatccacaggtactgaaccttgtacgtatctgaaagtaaccagaaccagaactagaagaagatgtaatctaaattaggaaaattaagagagtaattgtgaatagattagttaaaaactaataaatttaagggtggtaactagggtgccaaagatccacttgtagcaattgggaagctaccttgcattgattcaaggacacagctggaattagagtcctatcttatccaattggtgagaagagatttatcagatctctgaacttctcatggatctaatcatcaatagatgagagttgtgaagatttggaagtgattctgtcaccaaaccatgcccaggagacaaggcaaacaacaacaatttaccaaacctacaactaatcatacgaaaattgagaagattaggaagattccatcacccaaccatgcccatgatacgatggtgaacaatgggattgcctaatttcactatctcaatgcacgaaaagaagatatcttaagctatcgcagatctattgtaatttgagtcacaacaaactattaaaaactaaaaatatcccttcataatcaaactaaaatccaagagagttcaataaatatTAATCAAAGCATAGGAAAAAAAtaccccatcatgctacaagcttcacttcttagccatggctaagaggtttagccaacaatagacatgattaggctaacaATATCTAAAAGAAACATCAAAGGAGAAAAACTAagagggaagaaggaagaaaaacttCTCCACGTTCTCTCTCACATCCACGCCTGGCTGCCCACGTTGTCTCCTTccatctctttttcttcttcacgtCCTGGTCTCCATGGCTGCACAAGATGATGCTctccacattctctctctctttccttttataaGAGTGGTGAGGTCGGTGGAGAAGCTTTACGTAGAAGAAGTTGCGTGCGCAACAACTCAATAATGCAAACCGAGTTGCGTTTGGCTCAAAATTTCGGGTAGAAGATGTCCCATGGACTGATTTTGACTCCACGGTTGGGGCTAAGATCCCCTTCCTAAGCTTTTGGACAATTCGGATCAAAGATCCGATCATGGTCTGGGCCATACAACTCCCCGCACCGTCCAATTTTCCCGGATGTGCGTAAGTTACGAATTTTCTTGCGTTGATGTGttcagtgggccctacagtgatgttttcagagaaatccaccccatccattggattcctggtgaaatttcggttggaaaggagtggttttggttgagttttggtgcgacccactgtatcaaatcatcTCGCCGTTCATCCCACGTTTTTCGGCAATTTATGTGCGTgcacgtgcatgggaccaaaaggtcAACATGACCGGGTCCCGATCGTCCATCGGGACCACGATGGTGGCCCATTACAATTGCCCGGCAAGACAGCATCCGCACATTGTCTCCTTTGCGAAGAAGGGTCGGGTTGACCCGATCCTTGACTGAGGACCGGGTCCAGTGCAGCGCGGGAGTGCACTGCATGTGCACCCGCACGACCCCATGTGGGATCCACTATGATGTTCGTGAGCAATCTGGTCCGTCCATCCTTTtagccacctcatttaaggggttcataccaaaattgaagcatatccaaagatcaggtgggccccaaattgatgatttatgggctgatctgttcgttggaccacttctacaaggatccaagggctgaaattcgatgtgtacggttattTTAGGGTCCTTAGGCTAGACGGacggtgagaaccctgtgatcttgcattcaggaagACTTTCAGACCTTTttaacttcaatcacttgattttctcaagtctttggcgtgtaaatccttcgatctcgatctcctaagatccgtcccctTGCCTTGGTGGTTTtttagcattaaatccatgcttttaatacccttttcaatccaagctcctaaattcaccttgcaacacaaacacgattaaaatagagcgttaagcattatcatgtacgtaaa
Coding sequences:
- the LOC131248316 gene encoding autophagy-related protein 8f; amino-acid sequence: MAKSYFKQEHDLEKRRAEAARIREKYPDRIPVIVEKAERSDVPNIDKKKYLVPADLTVGQFVYVIRKRIKLSAEKAIFIFVDNVLPPTGAIMSTIYDEKKDEDGFLYVTYSGENTFGLQIPL